Below is a genomic region from Gemmatimonadaceae bacterium.
TGATGCACGCCGCGCGCATTCGCCGCCCGGGTCCGCCATGTTGACCGGTGACCCGCGCCTCACGCACCCGCTCCTGGTGCAGCTGGCGGGGGCGCTCGCCGTGCGCCCGGGCGCATCGGCGGAGGACGACGGGGCGCCGGCGCGTGCCGCGGTGGCCATCACGCTGCGCCCGGCGGTGGAGGGGGTGGAACTCCTCCTCATTCGCCGCGCCGAACGCGCTGGCGACCCGTGGAGCGGGCAGATCGCCTTCCCCGGCGGGCGTTGGTCGCCTAACGACGAGTCGCTCCTGCAGACCGCGCTGCGCGAGACCTGGGAGGAGACCGGGATCGACCTCGCGGGGCACGGGGTGGTGCTGGGGACGCT
It encodes:
- a CDS encoding CoA pyrophosphatase, producing MLTGDPRLTHPLLVQLAGALAVRPGASAEDDGAPARAAVAITLRPAVEGVELLLIRRAERAGDPWSGQIAFPGGRWSPNDESLLQTALRETWEETGIDLAGHGVVLGTLDELRPRTATLPAIIVTPVVVALDQPVTLALSDEVADAFWVPLDLLRAPETSRESQVRVRGATWKVPSFVVHEHVVWGMTERILRQLLSRLG